The nucleotide window TGCTTGTCCAGCTGCGGACGGTAGGTGTAGACGAACTTGCCCTCGTCGTCCGTGATCGTAATCAGATAGTCGCCGCCGTTTTTGCAGGCGCGTTGGAGTCCGGCGCTGGATGTGTCCAGCTCGAGCGGCAGGCCGCGCGCGTAGACCACGAGGCGCGAGCTGTCGTCGGGATGCTCGGAAAAATCGACGAAATCGACGAAACAGAACTGAAGCCCCTCGACCGTGCCGTCGAGGCAGTCGTTCATGATCTTGCCGTAGACCCGGATCTCGAGATAATTCTTAAAGGCGTTTTTCCGACGGCGGCCGTCGTCGCCCATCAGGTAGTGGCTGAGCACCTCCTCGGGCGTGAAGACCATCAACGGTCTGGTGTCGAACAGCAGCCCCTGGCGACTCATGTCATAACGATACTTGCGGACCGAGCCCCAGGCCTGCTGCGAACCGGTGGAGTCGACCACCGCGATTCTAATCCAGCCGCCAACGAGCGAGCGTTGACGATCCATCCGCTTGAGCACCGAACAGGCCGCGACCACCGATTCGTAGATGTTTTGCTCGTCGCCGTGGGCCACCAGCGCGGGCAGTTTATCCAAAGCCACGCTGATTACCAGCGGTCGGCGACCGCGCTTGAACAGCTCGGGGAATTCATCGCGCTTGGGCGGCTGGGGCGTGCCGTACAGCTCGCCGCGAGCCACTTGGAGCAGGTAACTCATCTGGGCCTGGTCCAGCTCCAGCGACGTAAGCTCGTAGAATCCGCCTTGCCCCAGGCGGCATTGCGGAGGTCCGCAGCTCAGCGTACCCAGGGCGCAAAGTACGGCCAGAGCAATGAAAATTACTATAAATCGGAGGTGTTTCATGATTGGAAAATTCCTTAGAGAACAGGCAAGAATCCTAACAGCGCGTTGCCGCGGGTGTCAACGTTGATCCAGCCGCTCCAACCGTCGAATCAGGCTGATGAACAGCTTGCTAATTTACAGTTGACCGAATATGAACAGGGCTCTGAGCCAATGCGGAAAAATGCCGAGGAGGCGGATCACCCGATGAACGATTGGCCGATCGAAAAGGGTTTTACACCAGTGGTGGCCCAGGCGTTGCGCAAAGCGGTGGAGTCCGCGCCCCGCGGCGCGATCCTCGCGCTGGATTGGGACGAGACCTGCGTACACGGCGACGCCGGGGATTCGGTGTTCTGGGGCATGGCCCTGGAGCTGCTCTACGCTGTGGACCAGCCGTGCTTCTGGGAACTGATGGACCAGGGCGAATCCGCGCGGGCAGCACGTGCCGCAATCCAGAGTCGCGACGGCGATGCCCTGTGCTGCGCAATCAGCGAGCGTTACGAGCAGGTGCTCGCACAGCAGGGTCCGCAGAGCGCCTACACCTGGCAAAGCCGGTTGCTGGCCGGGCTCACGCCGTTGCAGCTCTCGCGCCGCATTCGACGTGTGCTGCGAGCGCAGGTCGGGCAGCCGCCCGGGCTGCACAGGTTGGCGGACGGACGGCAGATCCGCCTGGGAATGACTGCGCGTGCGCCGATGCGCGATCTGGCGCATCTGGCGCGTAAGCACGGGATGCGCGTCGTGGTTATCTCCGTGAGCCACGTCCAGGCTGTGCTCGCGGCGGCCGAGCTGACAAAGTTTCCCGCGCACCTGGTGTTGGGCAACCGGACCCATCCGCGCGGAGATCGCCTAGGCATGCGGCTGGCGATTCCGGTGATCTACGGGCCGGGCAAGGTCGCGGCGCTGCGCATGGCATGCGGTGCTGATCCCTGGATCGCAATCGGCGACTCGGACTTCGATCTGCCGCTACTGCAATCGGCTCGCTGCCTGGGCATGCTGATACATCCGCTGGACCCCGCGCTGATAAAGCGCGCCGCAGAGCTGGGGATCATGGTCGAGCCGCGCCCATCCGGGCATTGATCTGTCCAATGGGCGGTAATATCATGAGTAAGCCGATTTCCAATGGGGGGCCGAGGATGGCACGTCGCGCACTGAGCATCGCAATCGCATTGGTTCTATTCCTCGCCGCGGGCGCTACGGCGCAGTTCGCCAAGCCGCAGATCATGGACCGCGAGTCCGGGTTCTCGCGCATCATGTGGCTCGAGGACGACGCTACGCTGTACAACATGCGTTGGACCGTGAAGCGCTTTGAGCGCGACGGCCGCAAGTTCTATCTCTACGATGGCCAGGGCGACAACGGCAAGTCCGGGGCCGAGCGCATCGATTGGACCGAGGAATCGAGCGTCGAGATCTGCGACAGCGGCATGCTGCGCACGCAGTATTGGAAAAAGGTCAGCAGCGGCGCCGAGCAGATGACCTGGGATCTGCGCTACGACTGGACCGCGCACAAGCTTAGCTACCGTTTCGAGGATCGCGTCGCGGGCAAGGTTGAGGAGCAACAGATCGCCATCGCGGACGATGCCTGGCCCGGCGACGCGCTGAACTTCCTGCTGCGCGGTTTTCCGTTCGAGCGCGGCGCGGGCTACAAAGTCACCGGCAACCTGCTGATGACCGACGGCTCGGTGCTCGGCGGTCACATCATTCACCACGGCGAGGAGCGGATTAAAACCGTCTTCGGCGAGATCGACTGCTACAAGCTCGAACTCAAGCCCACCGGCGCGCTGGGTTGGGTGGCGCCGGATATGTTCATGTGGTTCACCAAGGCCGCACCGCATTGCTGGGTGCGTTACGACGGACGCGACGAGGGATTTATCAAGCCGCGAACCAAGAACGTGCTGCTCCAGTTCGAGCCGGCCGAGGCAATCAAGTAAAGCTTCTCAACCCGCACGGCTAAAAAAAACGGAACGCCGATCGGCGTCCCGCCTGTTGATTGTTTCCGCTGTGCCTCAGCCCTGGTCGAGCGTTTTAAGCAATCCGATCAGTTTGCGTAGGTGATCGCGCTCCTGCTCGACCAGCTCGTCGATGATCCCGTGGGCCTCAGCCGCGACGATCGGACGCATCTCCGAGTAGTAGAGGATCGAGTCGCGCTCGAACTGCATCGCGGTCTTAATCAAGCTGGCCGCGTCCTGATCCATGTAGGTCTGCTTGACGGTCTGCTTGTCGTCCTCGAACACGCCCTGGTCGGAGAGCAGCTGCAGCCCGGCCATGTAATCCCAGAAGTCCCACGACAGCTCTGTTCGATGCTCGCCGAACTGTTCGAGCAGCTTGCTAAACGATTCCCCGTGGCTTTTCTCTTCGCCCGCGAGGAAGGAGAACACCGAGCGCATCTCCTCGTCCTGAGCCTTGTCGGCCAGGGCGTTGTAGAACGCTTCGCCCTTGCGCTCGATCTCGATCGCCTTGTCCAGGATCTCACCGGTCTTGTAATACGGCATTAAGCACTCCACGTTTGGGGGACGGCCTTGGGATCACAAGCAATGATCTGGGCTGTCCAGAATTGCATGTAAAAGATAACACCGACTTTGGCACAGTCAAGCAAGGGAGGTCTGTCGGCAGGGGCGGGCGGCATGATATTCTCAATCCCGGATATTTCGTCATGGAGATTGCCATGCACAGAGGATTATTGATCAGCGTTCTGGTGTTGTTGTGCGCGGCCTGCGTGCTGCTCGGCGCGTGTACGGCCGACGACGACGATGACGACAGCGGGCCGGACGACGACCTTGACGACGATGACGCCGCAGGGGACGACGACAGCGGCGACGATGACGACACGGCGGACGACGACGAAGCATTCATCCCGCCCACGCCGATCTACGGCTATTACGAGGAGGCGCACCGCAACAACTTTGATTGGTTGAGGGCCCAGCTGCCTACTCTGGCGCAGTACGAGCTGACCCTGCTGCTGGGCATGACCGATGAGATGCTGGGCGATGCCGACCTACTGGCGTTTCTGCGCGACGCGGAAACAGCGGGCGTGGCGGTGCGCGCCTGGATCCTGCTGCCGTATTCCGAAGGCTACTGGCCCAGCGAGGCCAACGCCGAGCTGTTCGCCGAGGTGGCGTTGGATTACGCCCAGTGGTTCATCGACAACCAGCTGGCCATCGAGTGGATCGTGGTCGACATGGAGACCAGCGTCAACGTGATCGGCGACCTGACGCGCATGCTGCAAGAGGGGCGCTACGCCGACGCTCTGCTGGTGCTGATCGAGCACCTCGACCCGCAGCGCTTTGCCCAGGCCTCGGAGGTCTACAACCAGCTCAACGACGAGCTGCGCGCCATGGGCATGCGCTCGATGGTGGTCACCGCGCCGATGTTCCTCGACGATCTTTTTGACCAGGACTGCACGATCCAGGATGCGATGGACATCCCGGTCTCCACCGTGGAGTGGGACGAGGTCTCGACCATGGTCTACACCACGACCTACAACTCGACGCTGGGCATGGATTTCGGGCCCGACCTGGTCTACAGCTACGCCCGGACCACTATCGAACATTATCCGCACAACGCCTCGATTGCCCTGGGCATCTCCGGCGAGTACGAGGATTATCAAACGCTAGCGGACGAGGTCGCCGCGTCCAAGGCCGCGGGCATCGAGCGCATCCAGATCTACAACTTCCGCGGCGCGCAGAACCGCGACGATTACGAGCAGTGGCACCAGGCGCTGTATGCCGAGCCTGAGCAGCCGCCGGAAGAGGGCGCTGTCATGGTCTTGCGCGAGCTGCTCAAGTTGGCCGATCTGCTTTTTTAGGGAGAACGTAAATGTGCTCCAAGCGCATATCGACCTTGCTGCTCGCGCTGATGCTCTGCGCCTCTTTGGCGATCATCGCCTGCGATCGGGATGGCGATGATGATGACGATCAGGCGGACGATGACTCCAACGATGACGACGCAACCGGAGACGACGACAGCGGCGGAGACGACGACATCGTGGACGACGACGACGATCTGTTTCCACCCGACGAGCAGCAGCCGCTGTACGAGAAAGGTCAAATCCTCGAGCCGGACTCGCTTGAGTGCTTCAACTTCGAGACCGGGGAGTATCAACTCAACTGCAATCACCACGGATCGACCATCGCACAGCTGCCCGAGGGCTCGATGGCCGTGGTCTGGTATCACGGTGTTGCGGAGAAGTCGCCCGACGCGCGCATCGTCTGGTCGCGCCTGGCCCCTGGGGAGCGCGAATGGCCTTGGCCCGAGGTGCTCTACGACGAGCCGCTGCGCTCCGAGGGGAACCCCGCGCTGTGGGTTCACGAGGACGGCACGCTCTACGTGTTCTTTGTCACGATCTTCGGCGAGGGTTGGCCCCAGTCGTATCTGCGGCTGATCCGCTCGTTTGACAACGGCGCGACCTGGGACAACCCGCTGGAGCTGCGCGAGCGCTATTGCTGGATGGCGCGCCATCGGCCGGTGCGGCTGGGCAACGGCGAGTTGCTGCTGCCGCTGTACAACGAGTGCCTGGCCTACCCGGTATTTATCCGCTCCACCGACGACTTCGCCACATGGACCGAGGAGGCGCACCTGAACTTCGAGTATTACCGCCAACACCCGGGCCAGATCCAACCCGCGTGCATTGTGCTCGAGGGCGACGTGATCACGGCGCTGACCCGCGACGGCATGCCCTCGAATCGCATCAAGCGCATGATCAGCCTCGACGGCGGCCTTAATTGGGGCCCGAGCATCCCGCTGGACCTGCCCAACAGCGGCACGTCGATCGACCAGGTGCGGTTGCTCGACGGCAGCGTGGTGGTGGTCTTCAACAACAGCCAGGAGCGGCGCTTTCCGTTGAGCGTGGCCCTGAGCCACGACGGCGGCGAGACCTTCGACGCGATCCGCAACATCGACGACGAGTGCGAGGGGGAGGGCTGCTCCTACGCCTATCCCTCGATCGCGCAGAACACGCTGGACGGCACGATCTGGGTCTCCTACAGCGTGGGCCGCTCGACCATCGGCTGGGTGCAGTTCAACGAGCGCTGGCTGATGGACGGCGATGAGCAGCCGAACATCCCGTCAAAATAAAACGACCCCGGATTGCTCCGGGGCCGTTACTGCGCACGAACTCTGGTCAGTCGCGCTTGGCCAGCAGCATGCTGGCCACGGTGTTTACGCCGCTGTGCAGCAGGGGCAGGAAGCGCGAGTAGAAGCCCAAGAGGTTGATCGGGCTGACCATCTCCACCGCCTTGTCTTTGCGAACCGCCTTGAAGATGATCCGGCCCACGGTCTTGGGCGAATTGCTGTAGAACGGCAGCAGCTTCATCGACATCTTGGCGCCCCAGGTCTCGCCCTGAACCTCGTCGTAGAACCCGGTGTTGACCATGAACGGGTAGACCGTGGTGACCTCGATGTTGTGCTTGGACAGCTCGAACCCCAGCACCTCGGAGTATCCGGCCATGCCAAGCTTAATAGAGGCGTAGGCGCCCCAGGTTGGCAGCAGGAAGAACGCCTGGCCCGAGCTGAGGTTGACGATGTGGCCGCTGTTGCGCTCGATCATGCTCGGCAGCAGGGCATAGATGAAGTGCAGCGGACCCATGAAGTTGACGTCGATCAGCTTGCGCCACTGCTTAAGCGTGGTGTCCTTGATCTCGCCGTTGTGGCCGATGCCCGCGTTGTTGATCAGTACGTCCACGCCGCCGAGCTTGGCGATTACGTCCTTGGCCGTTTTATCGACCGCGCTTTTTTTCGAGACGTCGGTAACGTAGGTGTGGACCTTGGCGCCAAGCTCCTCGATCTGCTTGGCCGCCGCGTCCAGTCCGGGCTCGTCGATGTCGGTGAGCACCAGCACGCTGCCGGCCTTGGCAAAGTACTCCGCAGTGCACAGGCCGATGCCGTGGGCGCCGCCGGTGATCAGGACCACCTTATCCTTGAGCTTCTTCATCGACTGGGATCCTCCGGAAAAATTGCTGAACAACCGGGATTTGCCGATCTCCCCGGCGGAAATCACTACTGACGCAATGGACTATACGTGAAATGATGCACAGCGTCAAAATCGGAAATATACAGGAGAGCGGTCGAAAAGTGACGAGGTAGGAAGCTTAAAAACGACGGTGTTCAGCGGTTGACCGAGGCCTCGAAGCCCGCGTCCGTAAGCTGGTCGATCACGCGTTGCAGCGCGTCCTCGCCAAGCTCGGGGGCCGTGAAGAATTCGTCCGCACGGCCGACCTTGGCCCACTTGCCGCGCGCCAGGCTGTTGTAGGGCATCAGCTCGATTGCGCCGACATATCCCGTCTTGCGCAGGATGGCGATGAACCCCTCGATGGTCTGTTGGTCGATGTTTGCGCCGGGGATCAACGGAATGCGCGGGATCACGCGCGACGCTCCGGCGCTGCGTACGATCTGGCCAAAGCGCTCGATGATCGGCCCGTTGGATACGCCGGTGAGGCGTTCGTGCTCGGCCGGGTCGGGATGTTTGAGGTCGAACAAGAACAGGTCGCAAAGCTCGATCAGACGTTCGCCGATCTCCGCGGAGAACAGGCCGCAGGTCTCCAGCGCAACGTGTACGCCCGCGGTTTTCAATCCTTGGATCAGCTCGATCAGGAATTTATGCTGCATGGTCGGCTCGCCGCCGCTGATCGTCACGCCGCCGCCGGACTGATCGTAGAACGGCTTGTCGCGCAGCACGCGCTCGATGATCTGCGCGGCGTCGGCTGTAAAGCCGATCAGTTCAAGCGCCTTGTTCGGGCACTGCTTTACGCAATTGCCGCAGGCAGTGCAGCGTTCGACATCGTAACGACGTGTGCCGTCCACAATGCTCAGCGCATTATTTTGGCAGACCTCAACGCACTTGCCGCAGACAGTGCAGCGTTCGGCGATCAGCCCGATCTCGGGTTCGCGTCGCCAGGACTCGGGGTTGTGGCACCAGCGGCAGCGCAGGGGACAGCCCTTGAAAAAGATCAGGGTGCGGATTCCAGGACCGTCGTACAGCGCGTAGTGCTGGACGTCGAACAGCACGCCGCTGCCGCAGACCGGTTGCTTGCCGATCGCGCTCAACTACAGCCTTTCGCTCAGCACGTGGATCAGCTCGTCCACGGTGAGCTGCACCGGGTTGTTCTTGTTGCCGGTAGCCTGCGCGATCTGCGGCAGGTCCTGCTCGGTCACGCCGTACTGGGAAAGTCGCGGCACCTGCAGCGCTTGGGTCCACTCGTGCAACTTTTGATTGAGCATCCGTACGCGCAAGCCCACATCCTTCTCTACCAGGCCGACCAACAGCGCGCCGATATCGCCGTAGCGCTTTAGCGCTGGGCTGCCCTTACCGCGTTGCGAGATCAGCTTGTCGGTGCTAATGGCGGTGACCGCGGCCAGCAGCGAGCCGCAGGCCGCGCCGTGGGGCACGTCGAACGCGGCGCCCAATGATCCGGCCAACCCGTGGACAGTGCCTAGCCCGGCATTGGCCAACGTGATCCCAGAGAGCAGGGCGGCGTAGGCCATCATCCCGCGCGCCTCCAAATCGTCGCCGTGCTCGAATGCGCGCACCAGGCCGTGGCGCACGCGCTGCATGCCGCTGAGCGCCAGGGCGTCGGTCAACGGCGTGGCCTGGGTCGAGATGTACGATTCCAGCAACTGGGTGAACGCGTCGAGTCCCGAGGCTGCGGTGATCTCCGGAGGACAGCTGCAAGCCAACTGCGGGTCGAGCAGCGCCACGTCCGGCACGTAGTTGTCGTGGCGTAGCGACTTCTTAAAACCGCCGGGTCCCACGCGGCTGAGCACCGCGTTCTTGGTCGCCTCCGATCCGGTGCCCGCGGTGGTCGGCGCGGCGATCAGCGGCAGCCTGGTACCCGGAGGGGGTTTAGTTCCAACGTCCTCAAGATAGTCGACCACCGATCCGGAAGTTGTCAGCATAGCGCTGATCGCCTTGGCCGCGTCGATCACGCTGCCGCCGCCCACGGCGAGCACCACGTCGATCGACTCGCCGCGCAAGCGCTGGACCTGCTCGTCGCAAAACTCGGGAGTCGGCTCGCCGGAGACAATCGCGTGCGCGTGTTTGATGTTTAGCAGATCAAGCCCGTCGATCAGTTGTTGCCAACAACTACCGCGCGATGCAAAGCCGCGGCCGGTGACCAGCAGCACGCAACGGCCGTATGAGGCAACAAGCTGCGGCGCCTGAGACAAAGTGCCGGGGCCGAAGACGATCCGCGGAATTCTGGCAAAGCAAAACGGTGCGATCATCAGACCTCCTGATTGAAATGCGTATTAATCAACAAACAGCGCAGTGCTCGGTGCGCGAAATGACCTCGTCCTGAATCTCGCGGCCCAGGTCGACGAAATAGGTGCTGTAGCCGCCGACCTTGACGATCACGTCGCGGAACGTTTCCGGGTCGTGCTGCGCCGCGCGCAACATCTCGGCCGAGGCCACGGTGGGCTGAAGTTGCGCTCCGCCCATGGCGAAGTAGCTGCGCAGCAACGAGCAGAATTTGTCGCGCGTCTCCGTGGACTGACCGATGGCGCTGGGGTGCAGCTTGAGGTTGACCGCGCAGCCGAGCAATCCGCTGAAGTCGATGGCCGCGACCGAGCGCAACACCGCGGTGGTTCCGGCGCGCTCGACGTTGTAAGGATTGCAGCTCGAGGCATAGGGCGTGGCAGCCCGGCGGCCGTCGATCGTGGCCATCGAGGCCCGTCCGTCGATGGTGTGCGAGGTCATGCTGTTGATGAACGGCACGAACGGCCCGCCGCGGAAATCGCGGTATTTGTCCGTGGAAGCGAAGATCATCGCGGCCACTCGCGCGGCCAGTTCGTCGCTCTGCGCTTCGCCGTTGCCCCACTTGCCCTCCAAGCCGTCCACCAGTTGCGCGACGCGCTCGTGCCCCACGAAGTTGGCGTCGATTGCCGTGAGCAGCTCGGGCAGGGTCAGGTCGTGGCGCTCGAACACCAGCTTGTTGAT belongs to Candidatus Alcyoniella australis and includes:
- a CDS encoding haloacid dehalogenase-like hydrolase yields the protein MNDWPIEKGFTPVVAQALRKAVESAPRGAILALDWDETCVHGDAGDSVFWGMALELLYAVDQPCFWELMDQGESARAARAAIQSRDGDALCCAISERYEQVLAQQGPQSAYTWQSRLLAGLTPLQLSRRIRRVLRAQVGQPPGLHRLADGRQIRLGMTARAPMRDLAHLARKHGMRVVVISVSHVQAVLAAAELTKFPAHLVLGNRTHPRGDRLGMRLAIPVIYGPGKVAALRMACGADPWIAIGDSDFDLPLLQSARCLGMLIHPLDPALIKRAAELGIMVEPRPSGH
- a CDS encoding ferritin family protein — translated: MPYYKTGEILDKAIEIERKGEAFYNALADKAQDEEMRSVFSFLAGEEKSHGESFSKLLEQFGEHRTELSWDFWDYMAGLQLLSDQGVFEDDKQTVKQTYMDQDAASLIKTAMQFERDSILYYSEMRPIVAAEAHGIIDELVEQERDHLRKLIGLLKTLDQG
- a CDS encoding exo-alpha-sialidase, which codes for MCSKRISTLLLALMLCASLAIIACDRDGDDDDDQADDDSNDDDATGDDDSGGDDDIVDDDDDLFPPDEQQPLYEKGQILEPDSLECFNFETGEYQLNCNHHGSTIAQLPEGSMAVVWYHGVAEKSPDARIVWSRLAPGEREWPWPEVLYDEPLRSEGNPALWVHEDGTLYVFFVTIFGEGWPQSYLRLIRSFDNGATWDNPLELRERYCWMARHRPVRLGNGELLLPLYNECLAYPVFIRSTDDFATWTEEAHLNFEYYRQHPGQIQPACIVLEGDVITALTRDGMPSNRIKRMISLDGGLNWGPSIPLDLPNSGTSIDQVRLLDGSVVVVFNNSQERRFPLSVALSHDGGETFDAIRNIDDECEGEGCSYAYPSIAQNTLDGTIWVSYSVGRSTIGWVQFNERWLMDGDEQPNIPSK
- a CDS encoding SDR family oxidoreductase encodes the protein MKKLKDKVVLITGGAHGIGLCTAEYFAKAGSVLVLTDIDEPGLDAAAKQIEELGAKVHTYVTDVSKKSAVDKTAKDVIAKLGGVDVLINNAGIGHNGEIKDTTLKQWRKLIDVNFMGPLHFIYALLPSMIERNSGHIVNLSSGQAFFLLPTWGAYASIKLGMAGYSEVLGFELSKHNIEVTTVYPFMVNTGFYDEVQGETWGAKMSMKLLPFYSNSPKTVGRIIFKAVRKDKAVEMVSPINLLGFYSRFLPLLHSGVNTVASMLLAKRD
- a CDS encoding glycyl-radical enzyme activating protein, coding for MSAIGKQPVCGSGVLFDVQHYALYDGPGIRTLIFFKGCPLRCRWCHNPESWRREPEIGLIAERCTVCGKCVEVCQNNALSIVDGTRRYDVERCTACGNCVKQCPNKALELIGFTADAAQIIERVLRDKPFYDQSGGGVTISGGEPTMQHKFLIELIQGLKTAGVHVALETCGLFSAEIGERLIELCDLFLFDLKHPDPAEHERLTGVSNGPIIERFGQIVRSAGASRVIPRIPLIPGANIDQQTIEGFIAILRKTGYVGAIELMPYNSLARGKWAKVGRADEFFTAPELGEDALQRVIDQLTDAGFEASVNR
- a CDS encoding iron-containing alcohol dehydrogenase; the protein is MIAPFCFARIPRIVFGPGTLSQAPQLVASYGRCVLLVTGRGFASRGSCWQQLIDGLDLLNIKHAHAIVSGEPTPEFCDEQVQRLRGESIDVVLAVGGGSVIDAAKAISAMLTTSGSVVDYLEDVGTKPPPGTRLPLIAAPTTAGTGSEATKNAVLSRVGPGGFKKSLRHDNYVPDVALLDPQLACSCPPEITAASGLDAFTQLLESYISTQATPLTDALALSGMQRVRHGLVRAFEHGDDLEARGMMAYAALLSGITLANAGLGTVHGLAGSLGAAFDVPHGAACGSLLAAVTAISTDKLISQRGKGSPALKRYGDIGALLVGLVEKDVGLRVRMLNQKLHEWTQALQVPRLSQYGVTEQDLPQIAQATGNKNNPVQLTVDELIHVLSERL